A section of the Streptomyces sp. V3I8 genome encodes:
- a CDS encoding NAD(P)/FAD-dependent oxidoreductase gives MPDAVVIGAGPNGLVAANLLADEGWSVEVLEEQDEPGGAVRHDHGVDPDFANDLFSSFYPLAAASPVLAGLHLERYGLHWSHAPRVLAHPLSDGRCAVLGRDLDDTAASLDVFADGDGDAWRELHRIWERLRPDLLEALFTPFPPVRSGARLALRLRTAGGLRMARSMVLPVRRLGEEEFRGEGGRLLLAGNALHADLAPEAAGSGGFGWLMSMLGQTYGFPVPVGGSGALIGALTRRLQERGGVLRCGERVSGVVVREGRAVAVRTAGGETVSARRAVLADVSAPALYGDLVDSADLPRQVLDDLRRFQWDFATFKVDWALDGSVPWQAPEAALAGTVHLADGVDELTRFAAQVAMGQVPDRPFALFGQMTTSDPTRSPEGTESAWAYTHVPHRIKGDAGDDGLTGSWDAKEQELMADRVERQVERFAPGFRSLIRSRRVLAPPTLQAMNANLHGGAINGGTTALHQQLFFRPVPGTGRPETPVKNLFLASASAHPGGGVHGAPGSNAARAALRKNLPAGLTRAQRLLARRDREGRHTSGPGT, from the coding sequence ATGCCGGACGCGGTAGTGATCGGGGCCGGCCCCAACGGGCTCGTCGCCGCCAATCTGCTGGCCGACGAGGGCTGGAGCGTCGAAGTACTGGAGGAGCAGGACGAGCCGGGCGGCGCGGTCCGGCACGACCACGGGGTGGACCCGGACTTCGCGAACGACCTCTTCAGCTCGTTCTACCCGCTGGCCGCCGCCTCGCCGGTGCTCGCCGGACTGCACCTGGAGCGGTACGGGCTGCACTGGAGCCACGCGCCGCGGGTGCTGGCCCACCCGCTGTCCGACGGCCGGTGCGCCGTCCTCGGACGCGACCTCGACGACACCGCCGCCTCCCTGGACGTGTTCGCCGACGGTGACGGCGACGCCTGGCGCGAACTGCACCGGATCTGGGAGCGGCTGCGTCCCGACCTCCTGGAAGCGCTGTTCACGCCCTTCCCGCCGGTGCGCTCCGGCGCCAGGCTGGCCCTGCGCCTGCGGACCGCGGGCGGGCTGCGGATGGCCCGCTCGATGGTGCTGCCGGTACGGCGCCTGGGCGAGGAGGAGTTCCGCGGCGAGGGCGGCAGGCTGCTGCTGGCGGGCAACGCGCTGCACGCCGACCTGGCCCCCGAGGCCGCGGGCAGCGGCGGTTTCGGCTGGCTGATGTCGATGCTGGGCCAGACGTACGGCTTCCCCGTGCCCGTGGGCGGTTCGGGCGCCCTCATCGGGGCGCTGACCCGGCGGCTGCAGGAGCGCGGCGGGGTGCTCCGGTGCGGGGAGCGCGTGAGCGGCGTCGTGGTCCGGGAGGGCAGGGCCGTGGCGGTGCGCACCGCCGGCGGTGAGACGGTGTCCGCGCGCCGCGCCGTGCTCGCGGACGTGTCCGCGCCCGCCCTGTACGGCGACCTGGTCGACAGCGCCGACCTGCCCCGTCAGGTGCTGGACGACCTGCGCCGGTTCCAGTGGGACTTCGCCACCTTCAAGGTCGACTGGGCCCTCGACGGCTCCGTGCCGTGGCAGGCCCCCGAGGCCGCCCTCGCGGGCACCGTCCATCTGGCGGACGGCGTCGACGAGCTGACGCGGTTCGCGGCGCAGGTCGCCATGGGGCAGGTCCCGGACCGCCCGTTCGCGCTGTTCGGGCAGATGACGACCTCCGATCCGACCCGCTCGCCCGAGGGCACCGAGTCGGCGTGGGCGTACACCCACGTCCCGCACCGCATCAAGGGCGACGCCGGCGACGACGGACTGACCGGCAGCTGGGACGCGAAGGAGCAGGAACTCATGGCCGACCGGGTCGAGCGGCAGGTCGAGCGCTTCGCGCCGGGCTTCCGGTCCCTGATCCGGTCCCGGCGCGTCCTGGCCCCGCCCACCCTGCAGGCCATGAACGCCAATCTGCACGGCGGTGCCATCAACGGCGGCACCACGGCCCTGCACCAGCAGCTCTTCTTCCGCCCCGTCCCGGGCACGGGACGCCCGGAGACACCGGTCAAGAACCTCTTCCTGGCATCGGCCTCCGCGCATCCGGGAGGCGGGGTGCACGGGGCGCCCGGCTCCAACGCCGCCCGCGCCGCGCTGCGCAAGAACCTCCCGGCCGGCCTGACCCGCGCCCAGCGCCTGCTGGCCCGGCGCGACCGCGAAGGCAGGCACACCTCCGGACCGGGCACCTGA
- a CDS encoding SRPBCC family protein — translation MGVRHRLIKKSPKEVWAVLADGTRYADWVVGTASSYPVRGQWPQVYSAIGYEVRVGLWNLTNQTVVRACEEGRELELEAIAGPLGTARIAIELRPWGEYTLVIIDEHPLQGVGGFLHNAGLEAFIQVRHRTMLKRLAEVCEEGRGESRSTPSAPARPKPA, via the coding sequence GTGGGCGTACGCCACCGGCTGATCAAGAAGAGCCCCAAAGAGGTGTGGGCCGTCCTGGCCGACGGCACCCGCTACGCGGACTGGGTCGTGGGGACGGCCTCCTCGTACCCCGTGCGCGGACAGTGGCCCCAGGTGTACTCGGCCATCGGCTACGAGGTGCGGGTGGGGCTGTGGAACCTCACCAACCAGACGGTCGTACGGGCGTGCGAAGAGGGACGCGAGCTGGAGCTCGAGGCGATCGCGGGCCCGCTCGGCACGGCACGGATCGCCATCGAGCTGCGTCCGTGGGGCGAGTACACACTGGTGATCATCGACGAGCACCCGCTGCAGGGCGTCGGCGGCTTCCTGCACAACGCGGGCCTCGAGGCATTCATCCAGGTGCGGCACCGGACGATGCTCAAGCGACTGGCCGAGGTGTGCGAGGAGGGCCGCGGCGAGTCCCGGTCCACCCCGTCCGCCCCCGCCCGGCCGAAGCCGGCGTGA
- a CDS encoding SDR family oxidoreductase, with product MEHDPLRGRTVVVTGAARGLGAALARDLAGRGARLALLGHEKPALEALAAELPTEAAGWEVDITDDAGMADVAREVRERLGRPSVVIANAGIAEGGPFAESDAASWRRVIDVNLTGSAITARTFLADLVDTAGYYLQVASLASIGAAPMMSAYCASKSGVEAFAHSLRAEVAHQGVAVGVAYLNWTDTDMIRDADRHAVLRELRGHMPPPARRVYPVETVAARLTGAVERRRTSVYVPRWLLAAQLGRAVLPPVVMRLSRWTLPRLAAREPFRPTGLLGAGGRADPTAAPSSGTSREPS from the coding sequence ATGGAACACGATCCGCTGCGTGGCCGCACGGTGGTGGTGACCGGCGCCGCCCGGGGCCTCGGCGCCGCGCTGGCCCGGGACCTCGCCGGCCGGGGCGCCCGGCTGGCACTCCTGGGGCACGAGAAACCCGCCCTGGAGGCGCTGGCGGCCGAGCTGCCCACCGAGGCGGCCGGCTGGGAGGTCGACATCACCGACGACGCCGGCATGGCCGACGTCGCCCGCGAGGTGCGCGAGAGGCTCGGCAGGCCCTCCGTGGTGATCGCCAACGCGGGGATCGCCGAGGGCGGTCCCTTCGCCGAGTCGGACGCCGCGTCCTGGCGCCGGGTGATCGACGTCAACCTGACCGGCAGTGCGATCACCGCGCGCACCTTCCTGGCCGACCTGGTCGACACGGCGGGCTACTACCTGCAGGTCGCCTCGCTGGCCTCCATCGGCGCCGCGCCGATGATGAGCGCGTACTGCGCGTCCAAGTCGGGTGTGGAGGCCTTCGCCCACTCCCTGCGCGCCGAGGTGGCGCACCAGGGGGTCGCGGTGGGCGTCGCCTACCTGAACTGGACCGACACCGACATGATCCGCGACGCCGACCGGCACGCCGTGCTGCGGGAGCTGCGGGGCCACATGCCGCCGCCCGCCCGCCGGGTCTACCCGGTGGAGACGGTGGCGGCCCGGCTGACGGGGGCCGTCGAGCGCCGGCGCACCTCGGTGTACGTGCCGCGCTGGCTCCTCGCCGCGCAGCTGGGCCGCGCCGTGCTGCCGCCGGTCGTGATGCGCCTGTCCCGCTGGACCCTGCCCCGGCTGGCGGCCCGGGAGCCCTTCCGCCCCACCGGGCTCCTCGGCGCGGGCGGACGCGCCGACCCCACCGCGGCTCCCTCGTCCGGGACCTCGCGGGAGCCCTCCTGA
- a CDS encoding glycoside hydrolase family 43 protein gives MSAGPQPSRRHFLGMTAAAPLAASGVLALGAGTAHAADSAYAMCYFTESTNLGTGTDYGLHLAVSTDASNWTPLNQNNPLVTPTAGALGLRDPFLLRKQNGTFVVLATDLKGTDWSYNSQYIHVWDSVDLRTFTGYRRLKLHGMATHSWAPEAFWDAGRGRYAVVYSSVDSSGHNVIMVNHTADFVTASAPQVFFDPGYDVIDGNVAVGVNGVNYLFFKKNQTIAAARSASLDPGSFTEFGAGVAHGGTEAPTVFKSLTSNTWYLWADTYTPNGVFYAWRSTDLSAGTWTALDQKTYTQPVNSKHCGIATITTAEYDNLLAKWGAPAWNRLKSYNYPDRYVRHADYAARIDVYPFDPYTDAQWKLVPGLADSSAVSFQSVSHPTRYLRHYDYVLRLDVNDGTSVFAGDATFHRTAGLADASWASFRSYNNATRYIRHSDYVLRIDPVSTATEKQDATFRVGY, from the coding sequence ATGAGCGCAGGACCCCAGCCGTCCCGACGCCACTTCCTCGGCATGACCGCCGCCGCTCCCCTGGCCGCGTCCGGCGTACTGGCCCTCGGCGCGGGCACCGCCCACGCGGCGGACTCGGCGTACGCGATGTGCTACTTCACCGAGTCGACGAACCTCGGCACCGGCACCGACTACGGGCTCCACCTGGCCGTCAGCACCGACGCGTCGAACTGGACGCCGCTCAACCAGAACAACCCCCTGGTCACCCCCACGGCAGGCGCCCTCGGCCTGCGCGACCCGTTCCTCCTGCGCAAGCAGAACGGCACCTTCGTCGTCCTCGCCACCGACCTCAAGGGCACCGACTGGAGTTACAACAGCCAGTACATCCACGTCTGGGACTCCGTCGACCTGCGCACCTTCACCGGGTACCGCCGCCTCAAGCTCCACGGCATGGCCACCCACAGCTGGGCGCCCGAGGCGTTCTGGGACGCGGGCCGGGGCCGGTACGCGGTCGTCTATTCCTCCGTCGACTCCAGCGGCCACAACGTGATCATGGTGAACCACACCGCGGACTTCGTCACCGCCTCGGCCCCGCAGGTCTTCTTCGACCCCGGCTACGACGTCATCGACGGCAATGTGGCCGTCGGCGTCAACGGCGTCAACTACCTCTTCTTCAAGAAGAACCAGACCATCGCGGCCGCCCGGTCGGCCTCCCTCGACCCCGGCAGCTTCACCGAGTTCGGTGCCGGCGTCGCACACGGCGGCACCGAGGCCCCGACCGTGTTCAAGTCGCTCACCTCGAACACCTGGTACCTCTGGGCCGACACCTACACGCCGAACGGCGTCTTCTACGCCTGGCGGTCCACCGACCTGTCCGCCGGCACCTGGACCGCACTGGACCAGAAGACCTACACACAGCCGGTCAACTCCAAGCACTGCGGCATCGCGACGATCACCACGGCCGAGTACGACAACCTGCTCGCCAAGTGGGGCGCGCCGGCCTGGAACCGGCTCAAGTCCTACAACTACCCGGACCGGTACGTCCGGCACGCCGACTACGCAGCCCGGATCGACGTCTACCCCTTCGACCCGTACACCGACGCGCAGTGGAAGCTCGTGCCCGGCCTCGCCGACAGCTCCGCCGTGTCCTTCCAGTCGGTCAGCCATCCCACCCGCTACCTGCGGCACTACGACTACGTGCTCCGGCTCGACGTGAACGACGGCACGTCGGTGTTCGCGGGCGACGCGACCTTCCACCGCACGGCGGGCCTCGCCGACGCCTCCTGGGCGTCGTTCCGCTCCTACAACAACGCCACCCGCTACATACGCCACTCCGACTACGTGCTGCGTATCGACCCGGTCTCCACGGCGACGGAGAAGCAGGACGCGACGTTCCGCGTCGGGTACTGA
- a CDS encoding molybdopterin-binding protein, whose amino-acid sequence MQSYTIGQAARLLGVSPDTARRWADAGRMITHRDEGGRRLIDGKDLAAFSVELAKGDGEEDTSYTSVRNAFPGIVTAVKLGDVAAQVEIQAGPHRLVSLLTREAVEELGLEVGVEATARVKSTNVHIDRA is encoded by the coding sequence ATGCAGTCATACACGATCGGCCAGGCCGCGCGTCTGCTCGGAGTGAGTCCGGACACCGCGCGGCGCTGGGCGGACGCGGGCCGGATGATCACGCACCGGGACGAGGGCGGGCGACGCCTCATCGACGGCAAGGACCTGGCCGCCTTCTCCGTCGAGCTGGCCAAGGGCGACGGCGAGGAGGACACCTCGTACACCTCCGTCCGCAACGCCTTCCCCGGCATCGTCACCGCCGTGAAGCTCGGTGACGTCGCCGCCCAGGTGGAGATCCAGGCCGGTCCGCACCGGCTGGTGTCCCTGCTGACGAGGGAGGCGGTGGAGGAGCTGGGCCTGGAGGTCGGGGTGGAGGCCACCGCCCGGGTGAAGTCGACGAACGTGCACATCGACCGGGCCTGA
- the modA gene encoding molybdate ABC transporter substrate-binding protein yields MTRTARPGRRTLRAAGAGAAALLALSACSSSDDSSSTASGSSASGAASDTLSGTVTVFAAASLKESFTTLGEEFEKEHPGTKVTFSFGGSDSLAASITGGAPADVFASASPKTMKIVTDAGDASGAPATFVRNELEIATLPGNPHKVASLEDLTGPDLKVVLCDKAVPCGAAAQKALDAAGLKLTPVSYEQDVKAALTKVELKEADAAVVYRTDVHAAGDKVEGVKFPESADAVNDYPIVRLKGTENADAAEAFIALVRSGDGRRVLTGAGFLKP; encoded by the coding sequence ATGACCCGTACCGCGCGCCCCGGCCGCCGGACCCTGCGGGCGGCAGGCGCCGGCGCCGCCGCCCTGCTGGCGCTGAGTGCCTGCTCGTCGTCCGACGACTCCTCGTCGACGGCGTCGGGCTCCTCCGCGTCCGGTGCCGCGTCGGACACGCTGTCCGGCACGGTGACCGTGTTCGCCGCGGCCTCCCTCAAGGAGAGCTTCACGACGCTGGGTGAGGAGTTCGAGAAGGAGCACCCGGGTACGAAGGTCACCTTCAGCTTCGGCGGCAGCGACTCCCTGGCCGCGAGCATCACCGGCGGCGCCCCGGCGGACGTGTTCGCCTCGGCCAGCCCCAAGACGATGAAGATCGTGACGGACGCCGGCGACGCGTCGGGGGCGCCCGCCACCTTCGTGCGCAACGAGCTGGAGATCGCCACCCTGCCGGGCAATCCCCACAAGGTCGCCTCCCTGGAAGACCTCACCGGGCCGGACCTGAAGGTCGTGCTGTGCGACAAGGCGGTGCCCTGCGGCGCCGCCGCCCAGAAGGCACTCGACGCCGCGGGACTGAAGCTCACGCCCGTCTCCTACGAGCAGGACGTGAAGGCCGCCCTGACGAAGGTCGAGCTGAAGGAGGCGGACGCGGCGGTCGTCTACAGGACCGACGTGCACGCGGCGGGTGACAAGGTGGAGGGCGTGAAGTTCCCCGAGTCCGCGGACGCCGTCAACGACTACCCGATCGTCCGGCTCAAGGGCACCGAGAACGCCGACGCCGCCGAGGCGTTCATCGCGCTGGTGCGGTCCGGCGACGGCCGGAGGGTCCTGACCGGGGCCGGGTTCCTCAAGCCGTGA
- the modB gene encoding molybdate ABC transporter permease subunit, translated as MTSTGDRSGTTAGTLTGEPRRRRVGRGGGRSVPLPLLVPALIGLAFLIVPLLALLVRAPWRSLPELLTGAEVWQALRLSLVCATAATAVSLVIGVPLAWLLARVEFPGRGFVRALVTLPLVLPPVVGGVALLMALGRNGIVGKWLDAWFGITLPFTTAGVVIAEAFVAMPFLVISVEGTLRAADPRYEEAAATLGASRFTAFRRVTLPLIAPGIAAGAVLAWARALGEFGATITFAGNFPGRTQTMPLAVYLALQSDPEAAIALSLVLLAVSVAVLAGLRDRWMRAA; from the coding sequence GTGACGTCCACCGGCGACCGGTCCGGCACCACGGCCGGCACCCTCACGGGCGAGCCGCGGCGCCGGCGCGTCGGCAGAGGCGGCGGCCGGAGTGTGCCCCTGCCGTTGCTCGTGCCCGCGCTGATCGGTCTGGCGTTCCTGATCGTGCCGCTGCTCGCGCTGCTCGTACGGGCCCCGTGGCGCAGTCTGCCCGAGCTGCTGACCGGCGCCGAGGTGTGGCAGGCGCTGCGGCTGTCGCTGGTCTGTGCCACGGCCGCGACCGCGGTGAGCCTCGTCATCGGCGTGCCGCTGGCCTGGCTGCTGGCCCGCGTCGAGTTCCCCGGGCGCGGGTTCGTACGGGCCCTCGTCACGCTGCCGCTCGTCCTGCCGCCGGTGGTCGGCGGTGTGGCCCTGCTGATGGCGCTGGGCCGCAACGGCATCGTCGGGAAGTGGCTGGACGCGTGGTTCGGGATCACGCTCCCCTTCACGACCGCGGGGGTCGTCATCGCCGAGGCGTTCGTCGCGATGCCGTTCCTCGTCATCAGCGTCGAGGGCACCCTGCGCGCCGCCGATCCGCGCTACGAGGAGGCCGCCGCCACGCTCGGCGCCTCCCGGTTCACCGCGTTCCGCCGGGTCACGCTCCCGCTGATCGCGCCGGGCATCGCCGCCGGCGCGGTCCTGGCCTGGGCGCGGGCGCTCGGCGAGTTCGGGGCGACGATCACCTTCGCGGGCAACTTCCCGGGCCGTACCCAGACCATGCCGCTGGCCGTGTACCTGGCCCTGCAGAGCGACCCGGAGGCCGCCATCGCCCTCAGCCTGGTCCTGCTGGCCGTGTCCGTCGCGGTACTGGCCGGCCTGCGCGACCGCTGGATGCGAGCGGCATGA
- a CDS encoding ABC transporter ATP-binding protein, with the protein MTERHGAGSAPHDAASGEGLDAHLVVERGTFRLDVALRVAPGEVVALLGPNGAGKTTALRALAGLTPLTGGRLRLDGAALERTPPESRPVGVVFQDYLLFPHLTALDNVAFGPRCQGATKAAARARAAEWLGRLGLADHAGARPRRLSGGQAQRVALARALATRPRLLLLDEPLAALDARTRLEVRAELRRHLAEFEAVAVLVTHDPLDAMVLADRLVVVEDGRVVQEGTPSGIARHPRTDYIAQLVGLNLYRGESDGHVVRLGAGPSITTTEALSGPVFVAFPPGAVTLYRDRPTGVSARNLWRCEVAGVETHGDQIRADLAGELPLVADLTTVAAAELELHPGATVWATVKAAQTHAYPV; encoded by the coding sequence ATGACCGAACGCCACGGGGCCGGCTCCGCCCCCCACGACGCGGCCTCCGGGGAAGGGCTCGACGCGCACCTCGTCGTCGAGCGCGGCACCTTCCGGCTCGACGTGGCGCTGCGGGTCGCGCCGGGCGAGGTCGTCGCCCTGCTCGGCCCGAACGGCGCCGGCAAGACCACCGCCCTGCGCGCCCTGGCGGGGCTGACCCCGCTCACCGGCGGCCGGCTGCGGCTGGACGGCGCGGCGCTGGAGCGTACGCCGCCGGAGTCCCGCCCGGTCGGTGTCGTCTTCCAGGACTACCTGCTCTTCCCCCACCTGACCGCCCTGGACAACGTGGCCTTCGGACCGCGCTGCCAGGGGGCGACCAAGGCGGCGGCGAGGGCGCGGGCCGCCGAATGGCTCGGCCGGCTGGGGCTGGCGGACCACGCCGGTGCCAGGCCACGCCGTCTCTCCGGCGGACAGGCCCAGCGGGTCGCCCTGGCCCGCGCGCTCGCCACCCGTCCCCGGCTGCTCCTGCTCGACGAGCCGCTCGCCGCCCTGGACGCCCGTACCCGCCTGGAGGTACGGGCCGAGCTGCGCCGGCACCTGGCGGAGTTCGAGGCCGTCGCCGTCCTGGTCACGCACGATCCGCTGGACGCCATGGTGCTGGCCGACCGCCTGGTCGTCGTCGAGGACGGCCGGGTCGTGCAGGAGGGCACCCCGTCCGGCATCGCCCGCCACCCCCGTACGGACTACATCGCGCAGCTGGTCGGTCTGAACCTCTACCGGGGGGAGTCCGACGGGCATGTCGTCCGGCTCGGTGCCGGGCCGTCCATCACCACCACGGAGGCGCTGTCCGGTCCGGTCTTCGTGGCGTTCCCGCCGGGCGCGGTCACGCTGTACCGCGACCGCCCGACCGGCGTCAGCGCCCGCAACCTGTGGCGCTGCGAGGTCGCGGGCGTGGAGACCCACGGCGACCAGATCCGCGCCGATCTCGCCGGAGAGCTGCCCCTCGTCGCGGACCTGACGACGGTCGCCGCCGCCGAACTCGAACTGCACCCGGGCGCGACGGTCTGGGCCACCGTGAAGGCGGCCCAGACCCACGCCTACCCGGTCTGA
- a CDS encoding universal stress protein, with amino-acid sequence MAEGERGRRIVVGVNGSPGSLAALHRAAGEARRTGAELLAVLAWEPPAGELAHRRGMYPVPVTALRQEACARLLTALDTAFGDAGPGVPLQALVARGTPGRALVESADRPDDLLVIGAGCRGRLRRVLFPSVARYCLAHAVCPVLALPPSPLREDLAALRRRASLRLPLDARELTEGRS; translated from the coding sequence ATGGCCGAGGGCGAGCGGGGACGACGGATCGTCGTCGGGGTGAACGGCTCTCCGGGCAGCCTGGCCGCCCTCCACCGGGCGGCCGGTGAGGCCCGCCGTACCGGTGCCGAACTGCTGGCGGTGCTCGCCTGGGAACCGCCCGCCGGGGAACTCGCCCACCGGCGCGGTATGTACCCGGTGCCGGTGACCGCACTGCGGCAGGAGGCCTGCGCACGGCTCCTCACGGCGCTGGACACCGCCTTCGGCGACGCGGGGCCCGGTGTCCCGTTGCAGGCGCTCGTCGCGCGGGGCACTCCGGGGCGCGCCCTGGTGGAGAGCGCCGACCGGCCCGACGACCTCCTGGTGATCGGCGCGGGCTGCCGCGGCAGGCTGCGGCGCGTCCTGTTCCCGTCCGTGGCCCGGTACTGCCTCGCGCACGCCGTCTGTCCCGTACTGGCCCTGCCGCCGTCGCCGCTGCGGGAGGACCTCGCCGCTCTGCGCCGCCGCGCCTCCCTCCGGCTGCCGCTCGACGCCCGGGAGCTGACGGAAGGCAGATCATGA
- a CDS encoding AAA family ATPase, translated as MQRILVVGSTGAGKTTLARAVGERLDLPYHEMDALHFTGPGWATDDRLAETVSRVTDGPRWIIDSLGHPDVRDLLWERADTVLWLDYDKRVVMPRVLRRSVRRTVTRESLFGGNRETWTGWLSGEHPAWWAWSQHAGRRREIEHRTRDPRFAPLDTLRFPHPRDTAAWLASA; from the coding sequence GTGCAACGGATCCTGGTGGTGGGCTCCACGGGCGCCGGCAAGACCACGCTCGCCCGGGCGGTGGGTGAACGGCTGGACCTGCCCTACCACGAGATGGACGCGCTGCACTTCACGGGCCCCGGCTGGGCCACCGACGACCGGCTCGCCGAGACCGTCTCGCGCGTCACGGACGGGCCCCGCTGGATCATCGACTCGCTCGGCCACCCCGATGTGCGCGATCTGCTCTGGGAGCGCGCCGACACCGTGCTCTGGCTCGACTACGACAAGCGCGTCGTGATGCCTCGCGTCCTGCGCCGCTCCGTCAGGCGCACCGTCACCCGCGAGAGCCTCTTCGGCGGCAACAGGGAGACCTGGACGGGCTGGCTGAGCGGGGAACACCCGGCCTGGTGGGCCTGGTCCCAGCACGCGGGCCGCCGCCGCGAGATCGAGCACCGGACGCGCGACCCCCGTTTCGCCCCCCTCGACACCCTCCGGTTCCCCCACCCCCGCGACACCGCCGCCTGGCTGGCCTCCGCGTGA